From Dermochelys coriacea isolate rDerCor1 chromosome 23, rDerCor1.pri.v4, whole genome shotgun sequence, one genomic window encodes:
- the C23H19orf85 gene encoding uncharacterized protein C19orf85 homolog encodes MQRGGRLSLSFLPPQQVALHGRGRDLFTFVTVASSHMMRTLQRPHKSRPGKRRVNHRRFLHNQISRRFADIEASTHRLASSILAQEAPRDPAPPAEPWCPGPEPPASAASSFLGVAEAFVAPEPGPGWGLSVASLTPDPCDLFDPITSPEDPGLPPSWAPITHNPLGPSQCPLPWDPLPTLGTDGAPLRAPDPPGYLPPISQGYPVGVVPGGW; translated from the exons ATGCAGCGGGGCGGGCGCCTGTCCCTGagcttcctgcccccccagcaggtGGCGCTCCACGGGCGTGGCCGGGATCTCTTCACCTTCGTCACTGTGGCCTCGTCCCACATGATGCGGACACTGCAGAGACCCCACAAGAGCCGCCCCGGCAAGCGGCGGGTGAACCACCGCCGGTTCCTGCACAACCAGATCAGCAG gcGATTCGCTGACATTGAAGCCTCGACACACCGCCTGGCCTCCTCCATCCTGGCCCAGGAGGCCCCAAGGGACCCCGCGCCCCCCGCAGAACCCTGGTGTCCAGGCCCAGAGCCTCCCGCCTCAGCTGCCAGCTCCTTCCTGGGCGTGGCCGAGGCCTTTGTGGCCCCGGAACCAGGGCCTGGCTGGGGCCTAAGCGTGGCCTCCCTGACCCCTGACCCCTGCGACCTCTTTGACCCAATCACCAGCCCAGAAGATCCGGGGCTGCCCCCCAGCTGGGCCCCAATTACCCACAACCCCCTGGGGCCTAGCCAATGTCCCCtgccctgggaccccctgcccaccctgggcACGGACGGTGCCCCCCTCCGGGCCCCAGATCCCCCTGGCTAtctgccccccatctcccaggGGTACCCTGTTGGAGTGGTGCCAGGAGGGTGGTAA